The following are from one region of the Burkholderiales bacterium genome:
- the rpmG gene encoding 50S ribosomal protein L33, whose translation MREKIKLESSAGTGHFYTTTKNKRSQTEKMEIKKFDPVARKHVIYKEVKLK comes from the coding sequence ATGCGGGAGAAAATAAAACTTGAATCATCTGCCGGCACCGGTCATTTTTACACTACGACTAAGAACAAACGCAGCCAAACCGAAAAAATGGAAATCAAGAAATTCGACCCGGTGGCGCGCAAGCACGTAATCTACAAGGAAGTTAAGCTTAAATAA
- the rpmB gene encoding 50S ribosomal protein L28 — MARVCEITGKTPLLGNRVSHANNKTRRRFLPNLQYRKFWLENEKRWVRLRVTNAALRTIDRKGIEAVLADLSGKK, encoded by the coding sequence ATGGCCCGAGTGTGCGAAATAACGGGGAAAACGCCTTTGCTCGGGAATCGCGTTTCCCACGCTAACAACAAAACCCGGCGTCGTTTTCTACCTAACTTGCAGTACCGCAAGTTCTGGCTGGAAAATGAAAAGCGCTGGGTGCGCCTGCGCGTGACCAACGCAGCGCTTCGCACTATTGACCGGAAAGGCATCGAGGCGGTGCTCGCAGATTTGAGCGGGAAGAAATAG
- the radC gene encoding DNA repair protein RadC, with protein MGIRDWPEGERPREKLLSRGAQSLSDAELLAILLRTGVAGKSAVDLARGLIKRFGSLTQLLTASQKKLCEAPGLGPAKYAQLHAVLEMARRALDEKIKAGDALNSPKAVRDYLRLMLSGREYEVFAGIFLDAQNRVVAVDELFRGTLSQTSVFPREVVKRALRHNAAGVIFAHNHPSGLAEPSSADEALTAALRKSLALVDVKVLDHFIVGSDSVMSFAERGLL; from the coding sequence ATGGGAATACGCGACTGGCCTGAAGGTGAGCGTCCGAGAGAAAAGTTGCTAAGCCGCGGTGCGCAAAGCCTCTCGGACGCCGAGCTGCTGGCGATATTACTGCGCACGGGCGTGGCAGGAAAAAGCGCGGTGGACCTGGCGCGCGGATTAATCAAACGTTTTGGCAGCCTTACGCAGCTTTTAACTGCCTCACAAAAGAAACTTTGCGAGGCGCCCGGCCTAGGACCGGCGAAATACGCGCAACTGCACGCGGTGCTGGAAATGGCACGGCGCGCGCTGGATGAGAAAATCAAGGCAGGGGATGCGCTCAACTCTCCCAAAGCAGTACGCGACTACCTGCGCCTCATGCTTTCCGGGCGCGAATATGAAGTGTTTGCCGGCATTTTTCTCGATGCGCAAAACCGCGTCGTTGCAGTGGACGAATTATTCCGGGGTACGCTGAGCCAGACCAGTGTTTTTCCTAGGGAAGTGGTGAAGCGCGCGCTACGGCATAATGCAGCGGGGGTGATTTTTGCGCATAACCATCCCTCCGGCCTGGCGGAGCCGAGTAGCGCAGACGAAGCGCTTACCGCGGCGCTCCGGAAGTCGCTGGCACTGGTTGATGTCAAAGTGCTCGATCACTTTATTGTCGGCAGCGACAGCGTCATGTCTTTTGCGGAGCGCGGGCTGCTTTGA
- the coaBC gene encoding bifunctional phosphopantothenoylcysteine decarboxylase/phosphopantothenate--cysteine ligase CoaBC: MIDMNRNKRLLLGITGGIAAYKAAELTRLLVQAGIDVQVVMTEAACRFVGAATFQALSGNPVYTDLWDTRITNNMAHIELSREVDVVLVAPASADFIAKLVQGRADDLLSTLCLARECALLVAPAMNRQMWENPATQRNIAQLERDGATMLGPESGEQACGETGMGRMLEPEALLDDIQAHFQPRLLQGKRVLVTAGPTFEAIDAVRGITNLSSGKMGYATARAALEAGAEVILVSGMVSLAPPPAAKFISVTGAQEMFAAVKREVGGADIFIGVAAVADYHVVNPSKQKIKKTGQTLNLQLAPNPDILEYVASLHDGPFCVGFAAECEKLQQHAEQKRRDKKIPLLAANLVHEALGKDVSELVLFDDSGSHPLPRAPKITLARQLIRHIAKLYAKSRTVTPFTSNQAGK; encoded by the coding sequence ATGATTGATATGAATCGAAATAAGCGTCTGCTGCTTGGCATAACTGGCGGGATTGCCGCTTACAAGGCGGCGGAATTGACGCGCCTTTTGGTGCAGGCAGGCATTGATGTGCAGGTGGTAATGACCGAAGCGGCGTGCCGCTTTGTCGGGGCAGCCACATTCCAGGCGCTCTCAGGCAATCCGGTCTATACCGACTTGTGGGATACGCGCATCACCAATAACATGGCGCATATTGAATTGAGCCGCGAAGTCGACGTCGTACTGGTTGCGCCAGCGAGCGCCGACTTTATCGCTAAACTGGTGCAGGGGCGCGCCGATGATTTGCTCTCCACACTGTGCCTGGCCCGTGAATGTGCTTTGCTAGTCGCACCCGCAATGAACCGGCAGATGTGGGAAAACCCAGCAACCCAGCGCAATATTGCTCAGCTGGAACGCGACGGCGCAACGATGCTCGGTCCCGAAAGCGGCGAACAGGCCTGCGGCGAAACGGGAATGGGTCGTATGCTCGAGCCCGAAGCGCTGCTTGATGATATCCAAGCCCATTTTCAGCCGAGATTGCTGCAGGGCAAACGCGTGTTGGTTACCGCGGGTCCCACCTTTGAGGCGATTGACGCTGTGCGCGGCATTACTAACCTAAGTTCCGGCAAGATGGGTTATGCAACAGCGCGCGCCGCGCTGGAAGCCGGCGCGGAGGTAATTTTGGTAAGCGGAATGGTAAGCCTCGCGCCTCCTCCGGCTGCCAAGTTTATCTCCGTGACTGGCGCGCAGGAAATGTTTGCTGCAGTTAAGCGCGAAGTCGGTGGGGCTGACATTTTTATCGGCGTGGCAGCAGTGGCAGACTACCATGTAGTCAATCCCAGCAAACAAAAGATCAAGAAAACCGGACAAACTCTGAATTTGCAACTCGCGCCCAATCCGGACATTCTCGAATACGTCGCAAGCCTTCACGACGGCCCTTTTTGTGTTGGCTTTGCCGCGGAATGCGAAAAACTCCAACAACACGCCGAGCAGAAACGCCGGGATAAAAAAATCCCGCTGCTCGCCGCGAATTTGGTGCATGAGGCCTTGGGTAAAGATGTAAGTGAACTGGTGTTGTTCGACGACAGCGGGAGCCATCCGCTGCCGCGCGCACCGAAAATCACACTTGCGCGGCAGCTGATCCGCCACATTGCCAAGCTTTACGCCAAGTCCCGCACGGTCACACCGTTCACGAGTAACCAAGCGGGCAAATGA
- the dut gene encoding dUTP diphosphatase → MKKIDVKILDPRIKDQLPHYATPGSAGLDLRACIEAPINLKPGQAELVPSGIAIHLDDPRLAAIILPRSGLGHKHGIVLGNLVGLIDSDYQGQIFVSVWNRGQQNFVLNPLERIAQLVVLPVMQVGFNIVSDFAESPRGSGGFGSTGKN, encoded by the coding sequence ATGAAAAAAATTGATGTCAAAATCCTCGACCCGCGCATCAAAGACCAGCTTCCTCACTACGCAACCCCCGGTTCCGCCGGTCTCGACCTGCGCGCCTGCATTGAAGCACCCATTAACCTTAAGCCCGGACAAGCGGAGCTGGTTCCCTCCGGCATCGCCATCCATTTGGACGACCCGAGACTTGCCGCAATCATCCTGCCGCGCTCGGGACTCGGCCACAAGCACGGCATAGTGCTCGGCAATCTAGTGGGATTGATAGACTCGGATTACCAGGGGCAGATTTTTGTCTCGGTGTGGAACCGCGGGCAGCAAAATTTTGTGCTAAATCCGCTGGAGCGCATTGCGCAACTGGTAGTGCTCCCGGTAATGCAGGTAGGGTTCAATATCGTCAGCGATTTTGCAGAAAGCCCGCGCGGATCGGGCGGCTTTGGCAGCACCGGCAAGAACTGA